A window of the Lactuca sativa cultivar Salinas chromosome 7, Lsat_Salinas_v11, whole genome shotgun sequence genome harbors these coding sequences:
- the LOC111905434 gene encoding berberine bridge enzyme-like 15 — translation MSYFLLSRFLELLVILSFAHFSFSTQIQQTFDQCLSTIQVPDTFFTPNNPNFTTLLNSTAQNLRCLTPSYPKPQAIFTPLNEYDVQTAVICAKKLGIHLRFRSGGHDYEGISFTSAMDPPFVMIDMSKMRDVNVDLDDNSVWVEAGATVGELYYRVAEKSSTHGIAAGLCTSLGVGGHITGGAYGSMMRKYGLGVDNAIDAKIVNADGKIMDRVSMGEDVFWAISGGGGGSYGVILSWKLKLVPVPAIVTVFNVQKTLEQGATKILYRWQQLASNFDDDLFVRVIINPMDISGTTKRTISTTYNALFLGGVDRLLDIMNSSFPELGLKKTDCSEMSWLESVMFIAGYPTTVPTTFLLTGKPAFLNYFKAKSDFVKHPIPETGLEGIWKRLLKEEHPLMIWNPYGGMMGRISESSTPFPHRNGVLFKIQYVNIWSVPEKEAMKKHYKWIRKFYKYMGQYVSMDPREAYVNYRDLDLGMNDKNGDNTSFEKASSWGRRYYKDNFMRLVKAKTEFDPDNFFRHEQSIPVLPGKGF, via the coding sequence ATGTCTTATTTTCTCCTCTCTAGATTTCTTGAATTACTTGTAATACTTTCATTTgctcatttttcattttcaacacaaattCAACAAACTTTCGATCAATGCCTTTCTACCATTCAAGTCCCCGACACTTTCTTCACCCCTAACAACCCTAACTTCACAACCCTCCTCAACTCCACTGCCCAAAATCTTCGTTGCTTAACACCTTCGTATCCAAAGCCCCAAGCTATTTTCACCCCGTTGAACGAATACGATGTCCAAACCGCGGTTATCTGTGCGAAAAAACTAGGCATTCATTTGCGGTTCAGAAGCGGTGGTCATGATTATGAAGGAATATCTTTCACTTCTGCTATGGACCCGCCTTTTGTTATGATTGATATGTCAAAAATGCGAGACGTGAACGTTGATCTTGATGACAATTCTGTTTGGGTCGAAGCAGGTGCGACTGTTGGTGAACTGTATTATCGAGTTGCTGAGAAGAGCAGTACGCATGGGATCGCTGCAGGGCTTTGCACGAGCCTAGGCGTTGGTGGGCATATCACCGGCGGCGCGTATGGGTCAATGATGAGGAAATACGGGCTAGGGGTGGATAACGCAATAGACGCGAAAATCGTCAACGCCGATGGAAAAATCATGGATAGGGTTTCCATGGGCGAGGATGTTTTTTGGGCAATCAGTGGAGGTGGTGGAGGTAGTTACGGAGTTATACTTTCCTGGAAACTAAAACTTGTACCTGTTCCGGCCATTGTTACGGTTTTCAATGTTCAAAAAACATTGGAACAAGGTGCTACCAAGATTCTTTACAGATGGCAACAATTGGCATCAAACTTTGATGATGATCTTTTTGTCAGAGTTATTATCAATCCCATGGATATTTCAGGTACAACTAAAAGAACCATAAGTACAACTTATAATGCACTCTTTCTTGGAGGAGTTGACCGGCTTCTAGATATCATGAACAGTAGTTTTCCCGAACTTGGTCTGAAGAAAACCGATTGTTCCGAAATGAGTTGGCTGGAATCGGTCATGTTCATCGCCGGGTATCCCACCACCGTACCGACCACCTTCCTCCTCACCGGAAAACCAGCTTTCTTGAACTACTTCAAAGCAAAATCAGATTTTGTGAAACACCCGATTCCAGAAACTGGATTGGAGGGGATTTGGAAAAGGTTACTAAAAGAAGAACACCCATTAATGATCTGGAATCCATATGGAGGAATGATGGGGAGGATTTCGGAATCATCAACGCCGTTTCCTCACAGAAACGGTGTGCTTTTCAAGATTCAGTATGTGAACATTTGGTCGGTGCCGGAAAAAGAAGCGATGAAGAAGCATTATAAGTGGATCAGGAAGTTTTACAAGTACATGGGTCAGTATGTTTCGATGGATCCAAGAGAAGCTTATGTGAATTACAGAGATCTTGATCTTGGAATGAACGACAAGAATGGCGATAATACGAGCTTTGAGAAGGCAAGTTCATGGGGAAGAAGGTACTATAAAGATAACTTCATGAGGTTGGTGAAGGCGAAGACGGAGTTTGATCCTGATAACTTCTTTAGACATGAACAGAGCATTCCTGTTCTTCCAGGGAAAGGTTTTTGA